A region of Terriglobales bacterium DNA encodes the following proteins:
- a CDS encoding Mov34/MPN/PAD-1 family protein, which translates to MPDLEEVVVDRKVLDAFKRRALKVYPREIFEQIVGRISGTQARIFAFRDLEHTAHKGDIYIDSDMNPMTEGEDEPRFDILGTIHTHPQDTVEPSTLDWQTMHKDGELVMGICAIRRTAKRRFVTFAFFSSSQAQLPLTISEAAGA; encoded by the coding sequence ATGCCGGACCTGGAGGAGGTTGTGGTGGACCGCAAGGTGCTCGACGCCTTCAAGCGGAGGGCGCTGAAGGTCTATCCCCGGGAGATCTTCGAGCAGATCGTGGGGCGCATCTCGGGCACCCAAGCCCGCATCTTCGCCTTCCGCGACCTGGAGCACACCGCTCACAAAGGCGACATCTACATCGATTCCGATATGAATCCCATGACCGAGGGCGAGGACGAGCCCCGCTTCGACATCCTGGGCACCATCCACACCCATCCCCAGGACACGGTCGAGCCCAGCACCCTCGACTGGCAGACCATGCACAAGGACGGCGAGCTGGTGATGGGCATCTGCGCCATCCGGCGCACCGCCAAGCGGCGGTTCGTCACCTTCGCCTTCTTCAGCAGCAGCCAGGCGCAGCTCCCGCTCAC